The following is a genomic window from Penaeus chinensis breed Huanghai No. 1 chromosome 7, ASM1920278v2, whole genome shotgun sequence.
attgtatttgttattctcttaacggaAGCATGGTCAAATAATGAGAAGTTTCATAATAACGTGATTAATTGAAAGTCAATGAAAAACTAAAATcacatttataattttctttaaaatctgtgaCTGAATTATATTCATAGATGTaaggagggcgtggagggaaggacaaattcctgcGCGTGTATACAACTAAAGAAATGAATGACTCCGTTTCCGTGGACAGTTTACTAAACCGGTAATTTCTTCCGTGCAGTGGCATTTAATTCTTCACTATATTTTAGTAGAAATGGTGTTGGGGTACGACACATATCGGGACACATTTCAAACATTTCCCCCTTACTCCATTCCGTGGCACGCAGTATTTACAAAGACAGCAAACGACGTGCAAATTGGGCAACCCTAAGCTAACAACATTTTAGCATTTTTCACTTCCTAAAGAACCCCGGGAAAATAAATTGGGTCGTTTGTTACAAATTCTCCCGCTCGTTTGGTTCGTTTTGGCTAAAATGCTGAAAGAAGGGAAATTTTCGAAATCCAAGTTATGAAGAACTGGACATGCTGAAGAGTTACTAAGCAAATGCAACTCAAACTGTATTCCTTCCATTTTCATCGGGACATTCTTTCCGCAAAATCTGACTTCTGCTGATAATGAACTTGAAAGTGAACCACCGAGACGCGAGGGGAaatttgataaataataaattatttcTAAACGAAATAGACTAATGGAGGACTGCGGTAAGATTACGTGACAGAAATTCTAAGGATAAAATCAGAATTTGTTTGGAAATCGTCggaaatatatcaatttatatatatatatatatatatatatatatatatatatataatggccaaCATTGGCTGTTGGtcattatgcatatttatgtgtatatatatatatgtatgtatatatatatgtgtgcgtgcgtgcgtgcggacgtgtgtgtgtgtgtgtgtgtgtgtgtgtgtgtgtgtgtgtgtgtgtgtgtgtgtgtgtgtgtgtgtgtgtgtgtgtgtgtgtgtgtgtgtgtgtgtgcgtgtgcgtgagtggcttgcgcgtgtgtgtgtgtcgtatacgCGCACGAATATGAGTATGAGTctcttatacatatgtacatgtaagaaTGAATATTCATTGGAAGTCGGTACACAAAACTCCCTCATTCTCAATTTTACTGTATAAATAATAATCCAAGTAAATCGTTCAATAAAAAACAGCCAATTGAAGTGTCTTTGACCGAACGATCGTACGGTCATGGTGTGACCTTTAGCATTTCATCACTGCGCCTTCACGAAACAGTTATACTCCATTGATCAGTGATAATTAACCTTTGATTAAACGCATACCGCTTAATGCATTTTAAAGAGCAATTTAAATGCAACAACAAACTCAAATAGATAATTTGCTGATTAACACTTCATCTGCTGTCCTTCATGCCAGTCTACCGACCAGTTACTTAGCTGATGAAAAGAACACAATAAACATTGATGATCCAACAGCTTACCGAAACATTCGTATACAATTTCTTCCCTAATTATATTTACGTTAGAAACTGTGTATAACATTAATATTTCATTGAATATTATTTGACGATCATTCCCTTGTTAATCGATTTCGACCTTGACGGCGTGTTTATCACCTTATCGATATAGTTATCGGCGCTAATATAAATGTGGGCATGCTCATTACGCTACAAGTACTCCATTACGGTAAGCGATGATCTACACattaaaagaaacacaaataacacaaataactgtCATTAAAGGTGTTCCACTTGGCCTTaggcttttatatgtatatatatgtttgtgtgtgtatatgtatatatatacatatatatacacgtatatgtgtgtatatacgtatatgtatatatgtgtgaatttatatatatatatatacacatatatatacagtatatatatgtacacacatacatacacacttatattacacacacacacacacacacacacacacacacacacacacacacacatatgaatataatgcTCATTTGTAAGAAGTTCTCAGAAGTGTCACAGCTTCTTAAATGGTGGTCAACACTTAAAGCTTCTCTGTTTGGTGTTGAGTCCTACATTCCTCCATTAATGATGCCTGATGGCCGTGTTACATACAGTCCGATTGAGAAAGCTTCCTTGGTAGCAGAATGCTTTAATTTAAAACAAAGTTTAAAAGATACTGAACTTCTTCTTTCCTGTCAACCATTACCATGCTTTAATTCATTTGCTTTTAAGCTCTCTGAAATCAAGTACTTGTTATCAGAATATGGTGGAGTAGACCCTAAcggtttgtttcattttattataaaaaGACTATATGGTCAATTAGCTCCAAAGTTAGCTATAATCTTACGCCttttaattatatgaatataattatatatatcacaggcACCTGCattaaaacagctaaaaggagactcggaatagggagaaatccaATGTATGCAGTAAAGAAACCatacggagaagtgacatataataatgaaatcataagagtagtggaagacttttacaggatctcaaatgaacagccacgaaAAGAAGTGAACttggtaactagagacgtacctaacatcacagcagaagaaataaaacgagcacttaaaggcatgaagagaggaaaaacaccaaGTTAAGAcggaataaacgaatataggaaacacctctgtatggcattcatcgattacgaaaaggcatttaactctgtacaaataccagcagtactagaaactattcgaggacagggagtaagggaggtatattgtaaaatattggaagatatatacgaaaatgGGACAGCAACATCAAGTTCcgcacagaaaccgataaaatgctaatttaaaaaggtgttagacaggacgATACCGTTTCACCAAAACTGCTTACAGCtttccttgaggaaatattcaagaagctagaatggaaggggtataaaaaaaaagacgaataccTAACCAatataagatttgcagatgatattgttctctttgaacagatacatgtataagtCGAAGCGCTAGAAGTAGTtgtcaagtatatatatctagggcaactcgtacagacaaacaaatcttGCGAAAAGGAAAGTAAGCGACGTATCAGTCTAGGctagagcgccttcggcagacacagtagcatactaagaggctccttgccattaagtCTAAAGAGAAAAGTCTTTCaccaatgcgtcctccctgttatgacctatggatcagaaccATGGAGTACAACCTAATTacaggagaggaaactaatagtgcccagacagggatggagaggttgatgctgggaattaacctaagagatcggataaggacgacgtggatcagggaacagacaaaagtggtaGATAATATTTTTAGCATCAAACGAATAAATGTCAATAGGTGGGCCATAaacgtcggagacaggacgacagatgaacaaagaaaataacagagtgGGCTCtacataacataaagaggccaagagctagaccagtgacaagatggcgtgacgaaataatgaaatttggggccaagcccggaaacaaaaaaacagacaaagctgAAAAGGATTGGGAGAGACCTACCTCCTACAGTTTATTGAttcatgatgatgtgtgtgtgtgtgtgtgtgcatgtgtgtgcgtgtgtgtctacatatatatagatatgtatgtatatatttgtatatatgtatatatgaatgtatgcatatatatatatatatatatatatatatatatatatatatatatatatatatatatatgccaacacacatgcacacacatatgagtgtgtgtgtatatatatatatatatatatatatatatatatatatatatgtgtgtgtgtgtgtgtgtgtgtatatttatccttatatataagtatatatgtatatatatgtatgtatatgtgtgtgtacacatgtatatatgtattataaatatgcatatatatatatatatatatatatatataaatatatatatacacacacacatatatatacactattatttatatatatatacatatttgtgtaaatacatgtgtgtgtgtgtgtgtgtgtatgtgtgtgtgtctgtgtgtgtgcatgcatatatgtactgtatatatatatatatatatatatatatatatatatataaacacatatatatgcatacaccttgGCGCGCTTGTCATGGGGAAGTGTGGGAAGATCACCCTTCCTAACATCGgacattattttaatttattagagTGATATACTGGAGGcatataattttctctctatctctctctctctctctctctctttctctctctctctctctctctctctctctctctctctctctctctctctatctgtgtgtgtgtgtgtgtgtgtgtgtgtgtgtgtgtatgtatgtataaatacaacatggtaatatatacacatacacacacacacacacacacacacatacacacacacacatatacatatatatgtatatatatatatcacacacaaacatgtgtgtgcgtgcgtgtgtgtgtgtttgtgtgtgtgtgtgtgtgtgtgtgtgcgtgcgtgcgtgcgtgcgtgcgtgcgtgcgtgcgtgtgtgtgtgtgtgtgtgtgtgtgtgcgtgtgtgtgtgtgtgtgtgtgtgtgtgtgtgtgtgtgtgtgtgtgtgtgtgtgtgtgtgtgcgtgcgtgcgtttgtgtgagtgtggaaGATACTTAAGCCTCGTGTTGTCATATTCACTAAAGAAAAGTAATTACCAATTAGAACCGAGATGAATGTTTAAAAGATGATAGTACATTAATAACTAGATCGACCAAAGAAAATATCACAGTGCACTCTGGAAAATGTTATGTGGTTGATATCGTACACAAAATATCTTGTCTTATTTATGAGTTTATATCGAACTAGACCGGAGGATATTATAATAAGATGAACATTTTATGAGTATCTACTCTAACCTACTGAACAACAAATGTTAAAACACTATGAATATACTAACACGTCATCAGTTTATTTCATGAAAAAATGTCTGCGTTTTACGAAGTCTCACAAAGTCACGGGAAACTGTATCTGCGAAAATATTTTGACGGTATAATATTACAATCAAAGGGAAAAATtacaaaacataaatatcaaaGCACTAAAAAATGTCATGAACTTCTTTAAAAAGGACGTATTATAAAGTTACACAAATCTCTTTCAAAGTTGCATGAAAATACATAAAACTGTGAAAACGCATCCGCCACCAACGTAAACAAAGAGTCACTTCTGTTCCCGATTAGCTGAACAATACATCAAAGAACCACTGTAAATAGTGGCCTAAGGTGGTTTAGGCTTTTCTGCAAAAATCATTATTAGAAGAAGGAACACGAAAGCTAAATAAATTCTCCTGAAGATGGCTATGGCATCGCCTATGGACAGACTACAAGTTCTGGACAACATAGAAAAGGACATTGCTACAGTACTACAGTCGGCCGGTAATTTAGGACACAGACAAACGCTCACATATCTTCCAATATGTTACTTTATGCTTAAATGTTTCAGATGAAGATTTAGGTAATGGCATAGGTAGTTTATAAGTAATTTTGATATAACTGCCTCAGTGCTGGTGTGGAAATTTGGAACGAATATGATCAAGAAATTTTTAAAGCCTTTTATCCTGTATTATTTCAGCTGTGAACTTCCTGTTAACAATATCTAATGAATTATATTTATCAAAGACATTTCTGAATGTATTCATTCCAGTCTCTGCAATTCACAAAAACTATTGAATGGAAGTTTAACCCAGTTTATTGTTTATAACTCTCAGATATTGCTTATAGCTCTAAATATTATGTGTTTATAGTGCATCTAATGAGTAGATGCTCCTCCTACCCATTCTACAGGTCTGGGGAACTTTTTTTTACATCCAATGCAACTTAGCTGACCTTGTGTCTGTTCTAAAAGTGGAATGTAAAATACATCATTTATACAGTTTACTCTTCTGCATGGTATACTTTTCCCAGTCCACCCTGATACCTCAGCTTGCAATGATGTTGCAGTAGAAAGTTCTCAAAAAACATCTGACACATATATTCTAATAAGAAAGAGAACttattgttttaaatatttttttctattgatagATATGCCTTTTCCAATCAGGTGCAAGTCAGTCAATTATTTATCAGTGAAGGATGAATGTTTATGGAGGTGCTGCAATTATCACATTTGTTTCAAACTGAATTACTTATTTTCAGTTTACTATGGAAATATCATAGAGGAGAAGTGTCCGAGATATTATTAATCCATCAATTGCATATACCTTACTTTGAAAGATTCATTATATTTTGGGGAAAAGTACAGCTAGGTCCAATTGTGATTTTTACACTATTTGATGCCATTCATCCTTATTGCACAAAAAGTATGTGTTGGGTTAGGTTAATATTTTTGTGCAATATAAAGCCAATATTGGGGGAGtatatgaagaaaaggaggtTTAGGGAAagttgcctctttttttttttcaacaacttcCCAACTCCTAGAAAGGGTGGTTAATCTTTTCAGTAGGGTTGCACTAAGCTGGGGCAAATAGGGGATTGAATTTGTCAGTGCGAAAAATAATATGCAGACACAATTGGTAAccccacaaataaaggaaatagaTTTTGGAAAGTGACGCTCACAACTTAAATCCATTCAACCTTCCCCTCGGGCAGTGCCCGAAGGTCATGCCCAATCACAGCAATATAGATGGCTGAATAAAGTTTATGACTGGGAGTTCGGGTCTCTGGTGAATGCatctgtactgtaaagaattactgaAAAAGTGATCATGTACCCGACTGGTGACCCCCCAGTCAAGTTTCTGGCcttgcaaaatatataaaaattagcaTAAATTTTACAATTTTGTAATATTGTTTTGTGGCGAAATAAGTTAATGATTAAGATAAGAGGACagaagaagtgtatgtaaaaatgaaggaaatggaaaggagaagaaaagaccaaacaAAATAGTTGAAGCGAGGATTGAGGCAGGGGTGATCAtctacactgggcctcagtctctgtccCTCTTGACagcaatgagcaagggattgtgTATAGgttactttttcctctctgttgttatattcctaatctctctctcctttcaggtCAAGCTCTGAATGAGCTGAGCAAAGATAAACCAGCCAATAAACAAGTTGAAGCCCATGTAAACCAATTCAGACAAACCCTGACCAATGTGGAGACAGAATTGGCGAAGCAAATTAATTACCTGACTCAGGTTTCTACAGGTAAATCATATAGAATTTCGTTATGTGGGATCACAAAATTTATTGGCACTGGGTACTGTAGTTTTGTATTATGAATTTTGTATGTACATTGTATGTACATGTTATCCTGGCTGCAATGGCTTAAAAGTAACATAGAGTTTGAAAAGCAAGTTTATACtgagtatttaatatatatttgaacatttaGACCAATAGTTACTTTTTTGTGAATTAATTTCATAATTTGGATTTGATACAAATTTTGATTTTGAGTTGGATATTCATAGTTATAACTTACTGTTACATTCAAACAAAGTGAATACTTCTAAAAGTCATAAACTATTCGTTAGTTAATAGCCATAAGACATTCCCTAGATTAAAAAAAgggttgttttgtttacatataatgATTTATGATATATGCAGTCATGCCAGTCCATATGCTTGTCAGTCATTCAGTACACACTGTCACTCATTATAGTAAATTTACTAGTAGATAATTTCTttacattactaatatttttttctctctttcaggaCAGGCACATGAAGGTTCCTCCTATAATTCCCAGAAAACCCTCCAGATGGCTATGCACCGCCTGGACCATGCCAAGACCCGCGTCAACGAGCTGGAGGCCACAAAGACCAAACACATGCAGCTAATGCAACAACACCAGATGCAAAGACAGCAGGGCATGCAACAGCCCCCTCCGTCAATGTGATGTCCATCCAGTTtgtgatagatatacatgtaatttTATATGTGTTGAGTAAAGAACTGTCAAATGTATTTGATatgatatttttcattctttttttataatcattagggTGAATTACATAGTTTGGCCATTTTAGGCGGATGTTCACatttatgaataagaataaagaatagaaTAGATATAAGAATATGAACTTTGATTTCTTAACCTAATTTGATATGCTGCTTTGGACAAATATGTATGTTTCCAGtcaatacagtgataataagCCAAAggccaatattattttttttctgagtaaGTATAAAGATCATTTATCCCTGAGATGGATTTCATACATGTTGCAATTACTGTAAttctaaataaaatcaaatactcATGATTGacttgtgattatattatacaaaaGTTTCAGAAGCTTTCAGTGAAGATTATATTCAGattgtatgtgtattatacaatAGTAAGTATGACATACAGCTTGATAACAAAGGCTTAAAGTTTCTGTTTAATGACAAGACGAGCTAATTTTGTGAACCACAAAATGAAGCTGTTATAATAGCAATTTTTGTTGCAaacataattgtaaatatatattaacccaaatggcagggatggcaagaatacatgccatacccactgtaatataagttgatttattgtgtttacacatagatggctctacaagtgcttagtcaccattgagtcagttattagtcctacctgtttacccttttccttgatttttggaaagtttcttttgtattatttcattgtctttaatgttaccaagatttttatAACACTTAATActcatgatatcaataaaaataagagCAGTATGGATatcaatagtattggaaagaaaacacattttcccgcaataTTGCAAGGAATGGGAAATCAGGAGCAGTctctagggcctactgatagacttcttgctgGCTGAGCTcatgtggagtcatctgtatgtaacaaatttcacaaaaaaaaactacaggggacagtacataaatctgTAGGGAATGGGTTAATAATGATCTTGCTTTCCTTGATTTGTAATATGGCTATAATCCTAAGGTTGTTTTATGttctggtttcctttttttttaaggtcaCTCTAGATTTTCATCTGACAGCATTGTTTAATGAGATTGCTTTATCTTATTGTAATACTCTGTAGAATTTTGAAAATTGACTGTGCTTATTATAAACCAATATtggacatttattttatatattcttaccattattttctatcacagtttcttttttttacatattctcaTGGTTTTCTTCAGGTATACAACTTATCTGTTCCAGATACTGTCAATACAGTCAGATAGAGGCAATCCCAAATTGCTTCTTCATATTaatatacgtttacacacacacacacacacacacacacacacacacacacacacacacacacacacacacacacacacacacacacacacacacacacatcatcccgaatgatgggccctacaagagtatggtaggtggcaagcttagggtgtaaggtagacaaccaagatgtcttgtcTCCTTTATTgtgagtaatgatggagtgcgacTGCTCCTAGGAGCGAGGTTTTGCTCCTTGGCTCTaacagggagtctgcctgtcatctcttACAGTGATCTAAAGATCGCTGCAAGTCGCGTATTTAGCATGTGACAACAGATGATTAAgaaggaagtgttacagcaaaacatagctcttgtggaagggggTAGACAACATGACATTGGACTGTCTAGTGaggtaagaagagatgaaaattCAGTTAGGGCAATGATTATGAGTATATGCctaagtataagtatgtgtgaatatacgtatgtgacagacatgtaaggttatatagaatatgtagaatatagtaagatgatatagatatagctgggttacatatCTCCCTGGTTTCCAAATGATGGTCCCATCGTAATTAAacatcactttcaataaatctagtttttgcattgtgggtttttctactattattaaaTTCATGTAGTTAAAAGCAATAGAAAAGTGTAAACAAGACACATTGGCACTATGTTATAAAGGACGTGAGCAACGTAGAAAATATGACGCAAGTATTGTATGGTGCGGGGGATATCAGCATAGGTGCTAGTTATTTGAGTGCTAACGGGTGCCAAGACTACGATATTCTCGAGCTTAAGAACTACGTGAACGGGCGGCGTCACAGAATGCGAGCGAGCGAACAGCGCTAAGGGGAGAGCATCGGCAGGTGGTGGTAGTGAGAATCTAATTAGGTAACTCATAAACTGCAAATTAATACCTATAACTGGCAATTGAAAGCACAATACAATAAACAACTTCAATGCACAATTAAATGAGTCGATATTAAGTATTGAACACAAAATGAGAAATATTTAAGGAAAAGCTAGGTACTaatcaccgatttttttttttgattttgacGAACCTTCACACTCGTGTCTTGGGTGTGgtgcgaggcgaggagaggctggGGAGATGTACAGCtgacgaaagagagagcgggCTGCCCCTTTACGGCTGACGGGGAGATTTGGAGTGATGCGTGGCGAGCAAGGTCATGGCAGGATGTTCCTGCATGGTCGCGGCTGCGTGGATAAATCTGCATGGCAGGGAACTCGGTGTAGGGATGCTTTGGGATGTCCGCGTCCTTGGTGATACCTGGTCCAGCTGAGGTCCTTCGAAAATTTGCATAGTGTTGGTGTCAACAGATGAGGCATGTGTTGAGGGGTCAGCAGAAGGTGCTGAGAGTGGCGTGACTTACTGTGTCGGAGTCCAGCGGCTAGGCAGACAGCGTCGGTTATCCTTGGGGACATCTCAGCAGGAGGACTGGTTCACTTTATGACGAAGTATTGCGTGCCTGGCCGGGTGTGCTGTTGATACGGAGCAGGAACTTCTGAGGCGTTGTGTGAATTCAGTGTCACCGCTAAGCCACCAGTtgtaggggcccgaatgatgggccGAGCAAAAGTATGGTAGGTGGTGAGTTTGGGGTGTatggtagacaaccaagatgtcttgactcctttattgtagagtGATGATGGAGTGCGACTGCTCCTAGGAAATGTTACAGCAATACATAGTTCTATAGCTCTTACGGAAGGGGATAGGGAACacaacgtgtatatgtatatatatatatatatgtatatatattatatatacttatatatttatgtatacatatctaaacttatatatatcttacatatatatatatatatgtataaatacttatatatatacacatttttttctcaacagctatttattccactgcaggacataggcctctctcaatattgagaggttatttggcagtttcacccttgcctgattggatgcccttcctaatcaaccgcggttcggcgcgctaagacttgtgccacggcggtagcttcccctacgacacctgcgtttgacttctcaaggcgatatgtccttttctcgtcgtgagatcggcctcgagccagcagtcatatgtgtgtgtgtgtgtgtgtgtgtgtgtgtgtgtgtgtgtgtgtgtgtgtgtgtgtgtgcgtgtgtgtgtttgtatgtataaatgtattcatatatatatgtatacatatatatatgtgtgtgtgtgtgtgtgtgtgtgtgtgacatcttgcctttcttccatctcactcttctcctcctcctccttctttctctttacccccccctccccccaagatcCTGAAGGTCAGCCAGAGAACACGCACTTTGGGTCACCCTTGTATACACGCCCTTAACCTTCctacttatccccccccccccccccccgcacacatcTATTccatccccgcccccccttccgcTAACTCCATGGTCCCTTCTGctaacttcctcctctccttcccattttcccccttcctttctcaagCCCCTTTCCCATaatttcccaccctttctctcttcccactttcttcccctcttgaCTTCtgactccccctaccccttttccgGTTTACCGAATGACGTCATCAAGTTCCCTCGGCCTGTTGTTTACGTTTCGATGTACAAACAGTTTGGGTTTGGGCGACCCACCTCGCTGCCTGGCGTACGATTTACCGGTGATAAATATTTACTGGTTAgaaagttgaaagagagagagagagaaagggggggaaatgaggTAGAATTGTGTCAGTGTTTAGTTTAACTATATGAGGTAATCTAATTATTCtcgtttttaaaaatatttgtattaccTTCTTGTGGTTTCAATATAAAATTAGTCAATACAGaatgatatacaaataatataaagatGCGCTGAAATTCGCATTCTACCTGATAAATAATTCTGATTAAACTACATTAGCGGTATACAGATATTATAAACTTAGGATTCAAATAAAGATTagaggataataaaagaaatgaatgaaactacatctaaaaagaaaataaatgaatctaATGAACGAAGATTTTTTCTGTCGAcatcattactaatagtattaacaGCTATTAattctgtcattactattataaaagcCTACATTTTCAAAGCAGAAACAAAATTCagaatatttattacatatactcACCCTTACTTTCTATCCATGTTTTGAATGTTAAATGTCGATTTCTAAAAACGATAGACATAcacgaaaataataaatacagataCTCTAAGGGTGCTTTTATCGAAAAGTGTGATTACCTTTGGGAATTATTATTTCAACaggtaaaaacaagaagaaataaatacatgtatattctatatttctttattttctcagaATGGATATTTGGTTCTTTATATCTGTTTggcaagacgtgtgtgtgtgtatatatatatatatatatatatatatatatatatatatatatatgtgtgtgtgtgtgtgtgtgtgtgtgtgtgtgtgtgtgtgtgtgtgtgtttgtgtgtgtgtgtgtgtgtgtgtgtaattatacacacaaacacacatctatctatctctctatctctctatctatatacatatatttaattcccCAGCCAATCATTCAGCTCCAGGACAtgacctctctcagttcattatttgcagtgcccttgcctgatcggatgcccttcccaatcaacagCAGTCCAACGCGCTACCACTTCTGGCACGGAGGCGGCTCAAGGGATGTCGTTTTTCGCggtaatattatacatacatacatacatatatatatgtgtgtgtgtgtgtgtgtgtgtgtgtttgtgcgcgcgtgtgtgtgtgtgtgtacatatatatgtatatgtacatatatatacacacatatggatacacgcacctgtatgtatgtaagcatgtagatacagacacacgcatacatatatgcgtttgtgtgtttgtgtttgtgtgtgtgtatgtgtgtgtatatatgtgcgtgtgtgtaaatatatatgtatatatatacatatatacacacataagcataaacatacatatatgtatgtatgcatgtagatacagacacacgcatacatatacatacatacatatatgtatttatgtgtgtatatatgtatacatacaaactcacgcatatatatatatatacacatatatatgtatgtatgtatatgtatacacatatatgtacgtgtgtatgagtgtatatatatacatatatatctg
Proteins encoded in this region:
- the LOC125027222 gene encoding mediator of RNA polymerase II transcription subunit 11-like; translation: MAMASPMDRLQVLDNIEKDIATVLQSAGQALNELSKDKPANKQVEAHVNQFRQTLTNVETELAKQINYLTQVSTGQAHEGSSYNSQKTLQMAMHRLDHAKTRVNELEATKTKHMQLMQQHQMQRQQGMQQPPPSM